A genomic stretch from Strongyloides ratti genome assembly S_ratti_ED321, chromosome : 1 includes:
- a CDS encoding Protein kinase domain and Serine-threonine/tyrosine-protein kinase catalytic domain and Protein kinase-like domain and Tyrosine-protein kinase, catalytic domain-containing protein: MFENISQMLLTSLILLSYYTKLIYGSCQIVNTTAICETFYDINNLNKSQLITNLKILICHTINNQQNDIQKILLPSTISNLTLENCNLDKIENIPISYKNISYLNLSKNNISIIPWQYVTSNVKNFDLNIKENYLSCSCDNEWIFGFNNDIKTFFSLPQNIYVDNEFKERCRKMKCVREKIESINYRNNVAFGDNIELVCLVNNSKIIKNFQKQKNSNFFRWVTLPKNKNYDKLSNSNNYKEIINTLNGTIKLKINHASEDDLGVIACLCLWCKYPSFSLSEIRIKKNLSIDVFNDGRSDKIIVQGYPLNNLIFKITRLDDNLAEKPIFIGDKTESLFNDTLFLKQETTKEDITNFYIRDLRVFPKECTLCKETTWDLIDKNYEISLCNGDGNCARIKRSIGALNHTTTNNKNYEVYNNKANFVIQTNNNYHINTFFYIISLISIIAIIILTIKYGPIFSIQKKRYTLSKQSSRRTSKTEETILQQTESNITRGNSVSISINSSEYNLKHVPIINIENIEIGKKIGQGAYGEVYHAYWTCLPTIHEDSQYNPLLVVQYMTKKEIAIKTLKNLNFTADWDREAGLLSQLNHNNIVKFFGVSYNLKNEILIVMEYMNLGDLKNYLIKRSPPLTINYSQFPPSLQLNELIEISKQICEGVNYLTSRQIIHRDIAARNCLVSGDSDLMLCNHLLRPKTTIKIGDFGMSRKLYSDIEYYKMGNDEGKLLPCRWLAPECIKLGKFSHYSDIWSFGITIWEVFSYGEVPFKHLNNNEIFSAILNGARPELPKGVPETISYIIENCLKKEPEDRISAIECLTQLNLL, from the exons AtgtttgaaaatatttctcAAATGTTATTAACTTCACTAATTCTATTATCATACtatacaaaattaatttatggCTCATGTCAAATTGTCAATACCACAGCTATATGTGAAACATTctatgatataaataatttaaacaaatctcaattaataacaaatttaaaaattctaatatGTCATACAATTAATAACCAACAAAATGATatccaaaaaattttattaccatCAACTATATCTAATTTAACACTTGAAAATTGTAACTTAGATAAGATAGAAAATATTCctatatcatataaaaatattagttatttaaatttatcaaaaaataatatttcaataatacCATGGCAATATGTCACATCAAATGTCAAAAATTTTGATCtcaatataaaagaaaattatttaagttGTTCCTGTGATAATGAATGGATTTTTggttttaataatgatattaaaacatttttttcccttccacaaaatatttatgtagataatgaatttaaagaaagatgtagaaaaatgaaatgtgttagagaaaaaattgaaagtattaattatagaaataatGTTGCTTTTGGTGATAATATTGAGCTAGTATGTCTAGTTAATAactcaaaaattattaaaaattttcaaaaacaaaaaaattcaaatttttttagatggGTTACATtacctaaaaataaaaattatgataaattatctaatagtaataattataaagaaattattaatacattGAATGGgacaattaaattaaaaattaaccaTGCATCTGAGGATGATCTTGGTGTTATAGCATGTTTATGTTTATGGTGTAAATATCCATCATTCTCATTATCTGAg ataagaattaaaaaaaatttaagtatTGATGTTTTTAATGATGGAAGaagtgataaaattattgttcaAGGATAtcctttaaataatttaatttttaagattacAAGACTTGATGATAATTTAGCTGAAAAACCAATTTTTATTGGTGATAAAac agaaagtctttttaatgatacattatttttaaaacaggAAACCACTAAAGAAGatattactaatttttatattcgtGATTTAAGAGTATTCCCAAAAGAGTGTACTTTGTGTAAAGAAACAACATGggatttaattgataaaaattatgagaTAAGTCTTTGTAATGGAGATGGTAATTGTGCCAGAATTAAACGATCTATTGGTGCATTAAATCATAcaacaacaaataataaaaattatgaagtttataataataaagctaattttgttatacaaaccaataataattatcatattaatacttttttttatattatttcattaataagtataattgcaataattattttaacaattaaatatggtccaatattttctatacaaaaaaaaaggtatacTTTATCAAAACAATCTAGTAGAAGAACATCAAAAACAGAAGAAACAATATTACAACAAACAGAATCTAATATTACAAGAGGTAATTCTGTATCAATTTCAATAAACTCATCAGAATACAATTTAAAACATGTTccaataattaatattgaaaatattgaaattggTAAAAAAATTGGTCAAGGAGCATATGGTGAGGTTTATCATGCCTATTGGACATGTTTACCAACAATTCATGAAGATTCACAATATAATCCACTTCTTGTGGTTCAATATATGactaaaaaagaaattgctataaaaactttaaaaaatttaaactttaCAGCAGATTGGGATAGAGAAGCTGGTTTATTATCACAATtaaatcataataatattgttaaattttttggagtatcatataatttaaaaaatgaaatattaattgttatGGAATATATGAATTTAggtgatttaaaaaattatttaataaaaagatcaccaccattaacaataaattattcaCAATTTCCACCATCATTACAGTTGAATgaattaatagaaatttCAAAACAAATATGTGAAGGTGTCAATTACCTAACTTCAAGACAAATTATTCATCGAGATATTGCTGCTAGAAATTGTTTAGTATCTGGGGATTCAGATTTAATGTTATGTAATCATCTCCTTCGCCCAAAaacaacaataaaaattggtGATTTTGGTATGTCAAGAAAGTTGTACTCTGATatagaatattataaaatgggTAATGATGAGGGAAAATTATTACCATGTAGATGGTTAGCACCAGAATGTATAAAATTAGGAAAATTTTCTCATTATTCTGATATTTG gtCATTTGGTATAACAATATGGGAAGTATTTTCATATGGTGAAGTTCCATTTAAACACttgaataataatgaaatattttctgCCATATTAAATGGTGCAAGACCTGAATTACCAAAAGGAGTACCAGAGACAATAAgttatattattgaaaattgtttaaaaaaagaaccAGAAGATAGGATATCGGCTATCGAATGTCTAACTCAACTTAATCTACTATAG